The region TGCGCACCCGTTGCGACCAGCGACGCACATCGCGTTGACCCAGACGTGCTTTGGCTTCAACCAAAGCCCAGACCTTTTTCCCCTGCGGGTCTTCAGCAGCCACAACGACATCAATCTCTCCATTCCACGATAACGAGAAGGCATCCCCTAAGAGACGATATCCTTTTTGACGCAGGATAACCTGAACCACTGACTCTGCCTCTTCCTCAACCGTTGAGCCAAACGCATTGCGAAATTCTGCCAGTTCCCTCTCGATCCTATCCAGCCGTCTTTCGACAGCGCCGACCCGCTCTTCTGTGCGCCGCTGGGCTTCAGCCAGCTCCGCCAGGGCAACTTCTAACCTGCCAACCCGCTCTTCTGTGCGCCGCTGCGCTTCAGCCAGCTCAGCCAGGGCTTTATCCAGACGGGCAACATGCTCTTCTAGTCGCGCTAATCTTTCTTCACTGCGCCGCTGCGCTTCAGCCAATTCTGCCAGGGCTTTATCCAGGCGGGCACCGTGCTCTTCAAGCCGTGCTAACCGTTCTTCGCTGCGCCGCTGCGCTTCAGCCAGTTCTACCAGGGCAATCTCTAAGCGATCCACCCGCCCTTCGGTGCGTTGCTGAGCCTCGTAAATCAGATCAACCCGCTCTCTGAGCTCCCGAATTTGCTGGGGCACCTCCAGCAACTCGTCGGTTAAAATCAAACGCCGAGCTTCCTCGCGCCACTCAGGATGCTCCTTCAAGATACGTGCCCAGGCTTGAAAATCAGAGACCGTGAACGACATCGCCTGCCTCCCTCGGTATTATACCCTGATTTCGTCACCCTCCTCACCAAAGCGCAGGCGAAGATAGGATTGATAGCGGGAGGGGTGAATTTTGCCTTCCTCCACTGCCTGCCTTACGCTACAGCCTGGTTCGTGCAGGTGAGTGCAATCGCTGAAAGCGCATTCCTTAACCAGCTCGCGTATTTCGACAAAATAGCCATCCAGCTCTTCTGGTTCGATATCCCATAACGCCAGGGCTTTCAAGCCGGGGGTATCTGCCACATAGCCGCCCTCAGGTAAAGGATGCATTTCCCGCCTCACGGTTGTATGCCGTCCCTTATACACTCGCCGCCGCACCTCTGCAATCTCCCGCTCCCACTCGGGTAACAGACACTTTAAGAGCGTGGATTTGCCAACCCCTGAAGGGCCAGTAAACACTGAAATTTTCCCCTTCAAATGCTCGTGCAAGGTCTCTAAGCTATAACCAGTTTTTGCCGACACATAAAGGACCCCATAACCCAATCCACGATACAGATCAAATGTCTGCTGGGCGTGTTCCAAAGGGAGCAAATCCACTTTATTCACCAGGATTAACGCTGGAATGCCCTGTCTCTCACAAATGACCAGGTAGCGGTCTAACATCCCCAAACGTGGTTCAGGCTGAGCACAAGCGAAAACCAGGACAGCCTGATCTGGATTCGCAATAATAATTTGTTCGTATTCTCCCTGAGGGGTTGGAGCTTTTCGGGAGAGGGTGCGAAGACGTGGCTCGATTTCTTCGATCATGCCACTGCCATCAGGCAGAAGCGTGAGCTTCACCCAATCGCCAATGGCGGCAACATCTCCCAGCCGCGGGCCCTTTTTCAATCTACCCCGCAAGCGACAAAGTATCTGCCCGTGCGGCGTATCTACCCAATAAAAACCGGATTGTGTACGGACGATGAGGCCTCGAAGTTGCTTCATTACGGAGATGGCGGCTGAGGCAGGGTAGGTTCTGGAGTAGGTGTCTCAAACCCTTCCGGAGTTGGAGTGCTGGTGATGTAATAGGTTGACTCCCAAGGGTAGAGCTTTCCGGGTTGACCATAAAAATAGAGTTCAATCACGCGCCGGAAAATCGGGGCAGCATACTCAGAGCCCTCCCCCACGTTCTCAACCACCACCGCCACAGCAATATCGGGCTTATTCGGTCGGTTCTCAAAGGTATAACCGATAAACCAGGCATGCGGTTTTCCGGAGCCCGACTCGGCTGTGCCCGTCTTTCCAGCCACGTTGAGATCTAACCCGGTAAAGCGATGCCAGGCTGTTCCGTAAGGGTTATTGCTGGCGACCACGCCGCGCATTGCTTCCTGGATAATCCTCAGGTTCTCGGGCGTCACTGCCAGTTGCCCGTTGATTTTGGGAGTAAACTGGCGGGTTTCTGTGCCGTCAATCGAGACGATTTTTTCAACCACCTGGGGTTGGTATAAAGTGCCACCGTTTCCTACAGCAGCGACAAAAGCTGCCGCCTGCAACGGAGTGACCAGCATATTCCCCTGTCCAATGGCTTGATTGGTGGCGTCAATCTCGCTGGCAGGAACAGGAATTTGCCCACTCTCTTCTTCAACGCCTTCGATGCCGGTAGGTTTCCCCAAACCAAAACTGCGTGCCATGTCCGTAACAGCGGTAGTAAAGCCAGCTCGATACAGGCTCAAACCGATATGCCAGAAGAAGGGATTGCAAGAACGGATTAATCCCTGCGGCAAGGTCAACAGACCACTGGGCTGAGTCTTGCCATCCTGAAGAAAACGCTCGTATGTCCAATCGTTTAGACGCACACCGGGAATTTCTTCAAAGAAATAGCCGCAGTTGTAGGTTGATTCAGCCGAATACTGACCGGTCTCCAAAGCGGCCGCCATGGTGATGATCTTAAAAGTAGACCCCAACGGATACAACCCTTGACTTGCCCGATTGAGATAAGGGCGGTTGGGGTCACTGAAGATTTCATTGAGCAAAGTGTAACTGTTAAAGTTGCTCGGCTCGAAGGCATTGGGATCAAAAGTTGGAGAAGAGGCCATTGCCAAAACCCGACCGGTGTCGCGCTCCAAAACCACAATTGCGCCGCGAAAGCCGCTGATGGCGCGCTGAACGCCGATTTGGAGATCTTTGTTAAGGGTTGTGTAGATGGATTGAGCTGGCTCTGCCTGCACTTCCGCCAGACGGGTGACCGGTTGCCCTTGCTCGCTGATCACATACAAAGCCCCGCCGCGCTTGCCCGACAGATATTCCTCACCCCATTTTTCCAAACCCATCTGTCCTACCCGTTCGTCTCGCCGGTAGCCTTGGCGCAAATATTCATCCACTTTTTCAGCCTGAATGGTGCTGACATAACCCACGACATGTGGGGCAATTCCCCCTTCAAAGTAATAGCGGGCTTTATAAGGCGAGAGCTGCACGCCGCTCAGGCTGGCAAGCGTGTCATAGCGTCGCGCAACTTCAGAAGAAGGAACTTCTCCCAAAGGCAAATACCAGTCCGAACCGGGTGGGAAAGCAGCCAGACGGGTTTGCAAGTCTTCAGCCCGAATGCCAAGCAAGCTGACCAGCACAGAAAAGAGTTGTTCAGATTGTTCCGGCAAAATCTGACCCGGCACAAGTCCAATGGCAGTTACCTCGCTTTGAGCTGCCAGGGCGCTGCCTTCGCGGTCATATATGTTCCCTCGCCCTGGCACATAGCGTTCCATTGCCAGATAGTTCCCCCCAACCAACTCCGGTAAGACCAGGGTGTCATTCCATTGAATACGCCATTCACCATTCTCGCGGCTGAGATTCATTAGCGTATCACGGGTGATATCGCCAACCAAAGCACTGCGCAACGTGACGCGATAGCTGACCTGAGCACTCCGTGGGCTGGAAACCAGGGCGGAGAGGATGGAATAATCGACTTTTTCCAACGCTACTTCAGAAGCAATGCCTCGATAATGTTGGACAAACTCTTCCTCTGAAATGGCATCCTTGCTGAGGGCAGTCAACAGTTGATACATGGTGGAATAATCATCGTTTTTCCAGGCTTCCAAAAACCGCCGCGCAGTAACATCAGGCTGAGGGGCTTTGGTTACCCGCACTTCCACCGGCGCTAAACTCGATGAGGTTGGAATTGGAGGCGTTGGGGAAACACTTGACGATCGTACACAAGCCGAAAGGAGAAAGAGCAATACAACCAGGAGCCAACCTGCCTTCGATCGGCAGCGGATTGTAAACGCCTTAGGCACACGCTTCTCTTTGATTCTGCTATCCATCATAAGATGGATTATACTATTGAATAACGGCACAATTTACGGCTTATCCGAACCCCGCCATGCAGGCTGACAGGGAAAAAATCAAGCATCTTCAGGAAAGGCTCAACCCGATTTTTCGGCGCTATTCCATCCGAAAAGCAATCCTCTTCGGGTCTTTCGCGCGCGGCGAGCAAACTCGTCACAGCGATGTAGATCTGATTGTCATACAAGATACGACTGTCCCGTTTCTCAAACGATACGAGCCGATATTGGCTGAATTGAATCAGGCGGTTGGTGATCATCCCGTGGAAGCCCTGATCTATACTCCCCAGGAGATCGAACACATTCAACATCGCCCTTTTATCCGCCAGGCTTTACCAGAAGGAATCGTCCTTTATGAGCAAGAGTAAATACCTGTATGAAGCAAAACGCTAGCACCAAACAGCCTGCGAAGATTCTTAATCCCGACTCATTACCCCAATGGACTGCCTGACCTTACCCCAGGTCAGGTTTACGGCCCTGAAGACGCACAGGGTGCTCTGCGAGCCGCTCAGGATATTCTTGAAAAAACCCATAAACTTCTTGAAGAGACAGCGGACTCTTAAAGTGC is a window of Anaerolineae bacterium DNA encoding:
- a CDS encoding Ribosome small subunit-stimulated GTPase EngC — translated: MRGRLKKGPRLGDVAAIGDWVKLTLLPDGSGMIEEIEPRLRTLSRKAPTPQGEYEQIIIANPDQAVLVFACAQPEPRLGMLDRYLVICERQGIPALILVNKVDLLPLEHAQQTFDLYRGLGYGVLYVSAKTGYSLETLHEHLKGKISVFTGPSGVGKSTLLKCLLPEWEREIAEVRRRVYKGRHTTVRREMHPLPEGGYVADTPGLKALALWDIEPEELDGYFVEIRELVKECAFSDCTHLHEPGCSVRQAVEEGKIHPSRYQSYLRLRFGEEGDEIRV
- a CDS encoding nucleotidyltransferase; protein product: MQADREKIKHLQERLNPIFRRYSIRKAILFGSFARGEQTRHSDVDLIVIQDTTVPFLKRYEPILAELNQAVGDHPVEALIYTPQEIEHIQHRPFIRQALPEGIVLYEQE
- a CDS encoding Cell division protein FtsI [Peptidoglycan synthetase] is translated as MEVRVTKAPQPDVTARRFLEAWKNDDYSTMYQLLTALSKDAISEEEFVQHYRGIASEVALEKVDYSILSALVSSPRSAQVSYRVTLRSALVGDITRDTLMNLSRENGEWRIQWNDTLVLPELVGGNYLAMERYVPGRGNIYDREGSALAAQSEVTAIGLVPGQILPEQSEQLFSVLVSLLGIRAEDLQTRLAAFPPGSDWYLPLGEVPSSEVARRYDTLASLSGVQLSPYKARYYFEGGIAPHVVGYVSTIQAEKVDEYLRQGYRRDERVGQMGLEKWGEEYLSGKRGGALYVISEQGQPVTRLAEVQAEPAQSIYTTLNKDLQIGVQRAISGFRGAIVVLERDTGRVLAMASSPTFDPNAFEPSNFNSYTLLNEIFSDPNRPYLNRASQGLYPLGSTFKIITMAAALETGQYSAESTYNCGYFFEEIPGVRLNDWTYERFLQDGKTQPSGLLTLPQGLIRSCNPFFWHIGLSLYRAGFTTAVTDMARSFGLGKPTGIEGVEEESGQIPVPASEIDATNQAIGQGNMLVTPLQAAAFVAAVGNGGTLYQPQVVEKIVSIDGTETRQFTPKINGQLAVTPENLRIIQEAMRGVVASNNPYGTAWHRFTGLDLNVAGKTGTAESGSGKPHAWFIGYTFENRPNKPDIAVAVVVENVGEGSEYAAPIFRRVIELYFYGQPGKLYPWESTYYITSTPTPEGFETPTPEPTLPQPPSP